A single window of Pieris rapae chromosome 4, ilPieRapa1.1, whole genome shotgun sequence DNA harbors:
- the LOC111001269 gene encoding myosin heavy chain, muscle isoform X8 — translation MPKPIVQEGEDPDPTPYLFVSLEQKRIDQSKPYDGKKACWVPDEKEGFLQGEIKATKGDLVTVNLPGGEEKTLKKELISQVNPPKFEKVEDMADLTYLNDAAVLHNLRQRYYAKLIYTYSGLFCVAINPYKRFPVYTTRCARLYRGKRRSEVPPHIFAISDGAYVNMLTNHENQSMLITGESGAGKTENTKKVIAYFATVGASQKKDASQEKKGSLEDQVVQTNPVLEAFGNAKTVRNDNSSRFGKFIRIHFGPSGKLAGADIETYLLEKARVISQQALERSYHIFYQMMSGSVNGLKAMCLLSDNVHDYNIIAQGKTTIPNVDDGEECVLTDQAFDILGFTQEEKDNVYKITAAVMHMGGMKFKQRGREEQAEADGTEDGEKVAKLFGVDCADLYKNLLKPRIKVGNEFVTQGRNKDQVTNSIGALCKGVFDRLFKWLVKKCNETLDTKQKRQHFIGVLDIAGFEIFDYNGFEQLCINFTNEKLQQFFNHHMFVLEQEEYQKEGIHWEFIDFGMDLLACIDLIEKPMGILSILEEESMFPKATDQTFVEKLNNNHLGKSPPYLKPKPPKPGCQAAHFAIGHYAGNVGYNITGWLEKNKDPLNDTVVDQFKKGSNKLLVEIFADHPGQSGDAGAGGGGKGAGGKRAKGSAFQTVSSLYREQLNNLMATLRSTQPHFVRCIIPNELKQAGLIDSHLVMHQLTCNGVLEGIRICRKGFPNRMVYPDFKLRYKILAPQAVAKESDPKKIAQIILETTDLDVESYRLGHTKVFFRAGVLGQMEELRDDRLSKIVSWLQSYIRGYLARKEFKRLQEQRIALQVVQRNLRKYLQLRTWPWWKLWQRVKPLLNVTRIEDEIAKLEEKAQKAQEAFEKEEKLRKEVEALNAKLLEEKQALLSNLEGEKGSLSEVQERANKLQAQKADLENQLRDTQDRLTQEEDARNQLFQGKKKLEQEISGLKKDVEDLELSVQKAEQDKATKDHQIRNLNDEIAHQDELINKLNKEKKLQGESTQKTSEELQAAEDKVNHLNKVKQKLEQTLDELEDSLEREKKLRGDVEKQRRKVEGDLKLTQEAVTDLERNKKELEQTIQRKDKEISSLTAKLEDEQSLVSKLQKQIKELQGRIEELEEEVESERQARAKAEKQRADLARELEELGERLEEAGGATSAQIELNKKREAELSKLRRDLEEANIQHESTLASLRKKHNDAVAEMGEQLDQLNKLKAKAEKERSQYFSEVNDLRAGLDHLSNDKAAQEKIVKQLQHQLNEVQNKADEANRTLNDLDAAKKKLSIENSDLLRQLEEAESQVSQLSKIKVSLTTQLEDTKRLADEESRERATLLGKFRNLEHDLDNIREQVEEEAEGKADLQRQLSKANAEAQLWRSKYESEGVARSEELEEAKRKLQARLAEAEETIESLNQKVVALEKTKQRLATEVEDLQLEVDRATAIANAAEKKQKAFDKIIGEWKLKVDDLAAELDASQKECRNYSTELFRLKGAYEEGQEQLEAVRRENKNLADEVKDLLDQIGEGGRNIHEIEKARKRLEAEKDELQAALEEAEAALEQEENKVLRAQLELSQVRQEIDRRIQEKEEEFENTRKNHQRALDSMQASLEAEAKGKAEALRMKKKLEADINELEIALDHANKANAEAQKNIKRYQQQIKDLQTALEEEQRARDDAREQLGISERRANALQNELEESRTLLEQADRARRQAEQELGDAHEQLNDLSAQSASLSAAKRKLESELQTLHSDLDELLNEAKNSEEKAKKAMVDAARLADELRAEQDHAQTQEKLRKALEQQIKELQVRLDEAEANALKGGKKAIQKLEQRVRELENELDGEQRRHADAQKNLRKAERRIKELTFQAEEDRKNHERMQDLVDKLQQKIKTYKRQIEEAEEIAALNLAKFRKAQQELEEAEERADLAEQAISKFRGKGRAGSTARGVSPAPPRSRPALDGFGTFPPRFDLAPEDF, via the exons ATGCCGAAGCCAATTGTCCAAGAGGGTGAGGACCCCGATCCGACCCCATACCTGTTCGTATCACTCGAACAGAAGCGCATCGACCAAAGCAAGCCCTACGATGGTAAGAAGGCTTGCTGGGTACCAGACGAGAAAGAGGGCTTCCTACAGGGAGAAATTAAAGCCACCAAGGGGGACCTAGTGACCGTCAACCTCCCTGGAGGCGAG GAAAAGACCTTAAAAAAGGAGCTAATCTCACAAGTAAACCCGCCTAAATTCGAGAAAGTCGAGGACATGGCAGACCTTACGTACCTGAACGACGCCGCGGTCCTTCACAACCTTCGACAACGATACTATGCGAAACTTATCTAT ACTTACTCGGGTCTCTTCTGTGTGGCTATCAACCCTTACAAGAGGTTCCCCGTGTACACGACACGATGTGCCAGGCTCTACCGAGGCAAGCGTCGCTCGGAAGTGCCTCCCCACATTTTCGCCATTTCCGACGGTGCTTACGTCAACATGTTAACCAACCACGAGAATCAATCTATGTTGATTAC CGGTGAGTCTGGTGCTGGTAAGACTGAGAACACGAAGAAGGTAATTGCGTACTTCGCGACCGTTGGTGCGTCGCAAAAGAAAGACGCAAGCCAGGAGAAAAAGGGCTCTCTAGAGGACCAAGTCGTACAAACTAACCCTGTACTTGAAGCCTTCGGTAACGCCAAGACCGTCCGTAACGACAACTCATCCCGTttc GGTAAATTCATCCGTATCCACTTCGGACCATCAGGAAAACTGGCCGGAGCTGATATTGAAACTT ATCTATTGGAGAAGGCCCGTGTAATCTCCCAGCAGGCGCTGGAACGTTCTTACCACATCTTCTACCAGATGATGTCCGGCTCCGTCAATGGACTTAAGG CCATGTGTTTGCTGTCCGACAACGTACATGATTATAACATCATTGCGCAAGGAAAAACTACAATTCCCAATGTTGATGATGGAGAGGAATGTGTACTGACCGAT CAAGCCTTCGACATCCTGGGTTTCACTCAAGAGGAGAAAGACAATGTTTACAAGATCACAGCTGCTGTCATGCACATGGGTGGTATGAAGTTCAAGCAGAGGGGTCGTGAGGAGCAAGCTGAGGCTGACGGCACTGAG GATGGTGAAAAGGTCGCCAAGTTGTTCGGTGTTGACTGCGCTGACCTATACAAGAACTTGTTGAAGCCCCGCATTAAGGTCGGAAACGAGTTCGTGACCCAAGGTCGTAACAAGGACCAGGTTACCAACTCCATTGGTGCCCTCTGCAAGGGTGTGTTTGACAGGCTGTTCAAGTGGCTGGTCAAGAAGTGTAACGAGACTCTTGACACCAAGCAAAAGAGACAGCACTTCATTGGTGTGCTTGATATCGCCGGTTTCGAGATCTTCGAC TACAATGGGTTCGAACAACTTTGCATTAACTTCACAAATGAAAAACTGCAACAATTCTTCAACCACCACATGTTTGTGTTGGAGCAAGAGGAGTACCAGAAAGAGGGCATCCACTGGGAGTTCATTGATTTCGGAATGGACTTGCTCGCCTGTATTGACCTTATCGAAAAG CCCATGGGTATCCTCTCCATTCTTGAGGAAGAGTCTATGTTCCCGAAAGCCACCGATCAGACCTTCGTTGAGAAGTTGAACAACAACCACTTGGGTAAATCCCCCCCTTACCTGAAGCCCAAACCCCCGAAGCCCGGTTGCCAGGCAGCTCACTTCGCCATTGGTCACTACGCCGGTAAT GTCGGTTACAACATCACTGGATGGCTTGAGAAGAACAAGGACCCCTTGAACGACACTGTCGTTGACCAGTTCAAGAAGGGAAGCAACAAACTGTTGGTTGAGATCTTCGCTGACCACCCTGGTCAGTCCGGAGATGCCGGTGCTGGTGGTGGTGGCAAAG GAGCTGGAGGCAAGCGTGCCAAGGGTTCCGCCTTCCAGACTGTATCATCGCTGTACAGG GAACAACTTAACAATTTGATGGCCACACTGAGGTCAACCCAACCTCACTTCGTACGTTGTATCATCCCCAACGAGTTGAAGCAGGCCG GTCTCATCGACTCCCACCTTGTGATGCACCAGCTGACATGTAACGGTGTGCTTGAGGGTATCCGTATCTGTCGTAAAGGTTTCCCCAACAGGATGGTCTACCCCGACTTCAAGCTCCG cTACAAGATCCTGGCCCCACAAGCAGTTGCCAAGGAATCCGATCCTAAGAAAATCGCTCAAATTATCCTGGAAACGACTGACTTGGATGTCGAATCGTACCGTCTGGGTCACACCAAG GTATTCTTCCGCGCCGGAGTCCTGGGTCAGATGGAAGAGTTACGTGACGACAGATTGTCTAAGATTGTTTCTTGGCTACAATCCTACATCCGTGGTTACCTTGCACGTAAGGAATTCAAGAGGCTGCAGGAACAGAG AATCGCTCTCCAAGTTGTCCAGCGCAACTTGCGCAAATACCTGCAGCTCCGCACCTGGCCATGGTGGAAGTTGTGGCAGAGGGTCAAGCCCCTCCTCAACGTCACCCGTATCGAGGACGAGATTGCG AAACTCGAGGAGAAGGCACAGAAGGCCCAAGAGGCTTTCGAAAAGGAAGAAAAGCTCCGCAAGGAGGTGGAGGCTCTCAACGCCAAGCTGTTGGAAGAGAAGCAGGCGCTGCTTTCCAACTTGGAAGGAGAGAAGGGGTCTCTCAGCGAAGTGCAGGAACGCGCTAACAAACTGCAGGCTCAAAAGGCCGACCTCGAGAACCAACTTAGG GACACACAAGACCGTCTTACACAAGAAGAGGATGCCCGCAATCAGCTCTTCCAGGGCAAGAAGAAGTTGGAACAGGAAATCTCTGGACTCAAGAAGGATGTTGAAGATCTGGAGCTTTCCGTCCAGAAGGCTGAACAAGACAAGGCGACTAAGGACCACCAAATTCGCAACTTGAACGACGAGATCGCCCACCAAGATGAGCTCATCAACAAATTGAACAAAGAGAAGAAATTACAGGGTGAGAGCACCCAGAAGACGTCTGAGGAGCTCCAAGCCGCCGAGGACAAGGTCAACCACCTTAACAAGGTTAAGCAAAAGTTGGAGCAGACCCTCGACGAGCTCGAAGATTCGTTGGAGCGTGAAAAGAAACTCCGCGGTGACGTCGAGAAGCAGAGGAGGAAGGTTGAGGGTGACCTCAAGCTTACTCAGGAGGCCGTCACTGACTTGGAGCGCAACAAAAAAGAACTCGAACAAACCATCCAACGCAAGGACAAGGAAATCTCTTCCCTCACTGCCAAGCTCGAAGACGAACAATCTTTGGTCAGCAAACTCCAGAAACAGATCAAGGAACTACAGGGCCGCATCGAAGAACTCGAAGAGGAAGTGGAGTCGGAGAGACAAGCCCGTGCCAAGGCCGAGAAGCAACGCGCCGACCTCGCACGCGAGCTTGAGGAGCTCGGTGAGCGTCTGGAGGAGGCCGGTGGTGCCACCTCTGCTCAAATCGAGCTCAACAAGAAGCGTGAGGCTGAACTTAGCAAGCTGCGTCGTGACTTGGAGGAAGCAAACATCCAACACGAGTCCACACTCGCTAGCTTGCGCAAGAAGCACAACGATGCCGTTGCCGAGATGGGCGAGCAGCTTGACCAGCTCAACAAGCTCAAGGCTAA GGCTGAGAAAGAGCGCTCTCAATACTTTAGCGAAGTCAATGACCTTCGTGCCGGTCTCGACCATTTGTCCAACGATAAG GCTGCCCAAGAAAAGATCGTCAAGCAACTCCAACACCAACTCAATGAGGTACAGAACAAGGCTGATGAAGCTAACCGTACTCTCAACGACTTGGACGCTGCCAAGAAGAAGCTCTCCATCGAGAACTCTGACCTGCTCCGCCAACTCGAAGAAGCCGAGTCTCAAGTCTCACAGCTTTCCAAGATCAAGGTGTCCCTCACCACACAGCTTGAGGACACCAAGAGGCTTGCTGACGAAGAGTCCAGG GAACGCGCTACACTTCTTGGCAAGTTCCGCAACTTGGAGCACGATTTGGACAACATCCGCGAGCAAGTTGAAGAGGAAGCCGAGGGCAAGGCTGATTTACAACGCCAATTGTCCAAGGCTAACGCTGAAGCCCAATTATGGCGCTCCAAGTACGAATCCGAGGGAGTCGCCCGCTCCGAGGAGCTCGAGGAAGCCAAGCGCAAACTCCAGGCTCGCCTCGCAGAAGCCGAGGAAACCATTGAATCACTTAACCAGAAGGTTGTTGCTCTTGAAAAGACAAAGCAGCGCCTTGCTACTGAAGTCGAGGACTTACAGCTCGAGGTCGACAGAGCCACTGCCATTGCCAACGCTGCTGAGAAGAAACAGAAGGCGTTCGACAAGATTATTGGGGAATGGAAACTCAAGGTTGATGACCTGGCGGCTGAACTTGATGCCAGCCAAAAGGAATGCCGTAACTACTCTACTGAACTGTTCCGCCTTAAGGGTGCCTACGAAGAAGGCCAAGAACAACTTGAAGCCGTTCGTCGCGAAAACAAGAACCTCGCTGATGAAGTCAAGGACTTACTTGACCAAATCGGTGAAGGAGGCCGCAACATTCACGAAATTGAAAAGGCAAGGAAGCGTCTTGAAGCTGAGAAGGATGAACTCCAAGCGGCTCTTGAAGAGGCTGAAGCTGCTCTTGAACAAGAAGAAAACAAGGTTCTGCGTGCCCAACTGGAATTGTCACAGGTCAGACAAGAGATCGACAGGAGGATCCAAGAGAAGGAAGAGGAATTCGAAAACACCCGCAAGAACCACCAGCGTGCACTCGACTCTATGCAAGCCTCCCTCGAAGCTGAAGCCAAGGGCAAGGCTGAGGCGCTGCGCATGAAGAAGAAGCTTGAGGCCGACATTAACGAACTTGAGATCGCTCTCGACCACGCTAACAAGGCTAACGCTGAGGCACAGAAGAACATCAAACGCTACCAGCAACAGATTAAGGATCTCCAGACCGCTCTTGAAGAGGAACAGCGTGCCCGCGATGATGCCCGTGAACAGCTCGGAATCTCTGAACGTCGTGCTAACGCTCTCCAGAATGAACTTGAGGAATCTCGTACTCTCCTAGAACAGGCTGACCGTGCCCGCCGTCAAGCTGAACAAGAACTGGGTGACGCTCACGAACAGCTCAATGATCTGTCCGCCCAGAGTGCATCACTCTCCGCCGCCAAGAGGAAACTCGAGTCTGAATTACAGACCCTTCACTCTGACCTTGACGAACTCCTTAACGAGGCCAAGAACTCAGAAGAGAAGGCAAAGAAGGCAATGGTTGACGCTGCCAGACTTGCTGACGAGCTCCGCGCTGAACAGGATCATGCTCAAACACAGGAGAAACTCCGCAAGGCCCTTGAACAACAAATCAAGGAACTACAAGTGAGACTCGACGAAGCTGAAGCTAACGCTCTTAAGGGTGGTAAGAAAGCAATCCAGAAACTTGAACAGAGAGTACGAGAACTTGAAAATGAGCTGGATGGTGAACAGAGGAGGCATGCTGATGCTCAAAAGAACCTCCGTAAGGCCGAGAGACGCATCAAGGAGTTGACGTTCCAGGCTGAGGAGGACCGCAAGAACCACGAACGTATGCAAGACCTTGTTGACAAACTTCAGCAGAAGATCAAGACCTACAAGAGGCAGATCGAGGAAGCCGAAGAAATCGCTGCTCTTAACTTGGCCAAGTTCCGCAAAGCGCAGCAGGAGTTGGAGGAGGCCGAGGAAAGGGCAGACCTCGCCGAGCAGGCCATCAGCAAATTCCGTGGCAAGGGACGTGCGGGATCCACTGCGAGAGGAGTCAGTCCGGCG CCCCCACGTTCGCGCCCCGCGCTCGACGGTTTCGGCACCTTCCCACCAAGGTTCGACCTAGCGCCCGAAGATTTCTAA